Part of the Salarias fasciatus chromosome 23 unlocalized genomic scaffold, fSalaFa1.1 super_scaffold_20, whole genome shotgun sequence genome, CTGTGGCGTGATGGAGATGAACTTCCCCCTATCGTCGATCACACCTGCAGTGACATGCAGCATCTTGGCATCAGTGAGGTTCTTTCATGtgtccagcagcttcctcaAGAACGTCGGCTCACCTGTGAGGGAGCCTTCAGCTAGCAGGTCCTGCAGTCTAGAGATGGCATCCTGCGTCCTCATCCCAAAGTGCGAGGCCAGGTCCTCCAGGAGGACTACCTTGGAGCTCTGTGGGTCAGAGGAGAGTTAAAACACTGAATGCAGCCAGAAGGACACTGAAAACCTCAGCCTCACCTCGATGTACTGGATGAATTCCTTCAGCAGGTTGCGCGACTGAAAGGAGAAAGGATGCAGAATGTCAGTGAGCTGCaggatgctacatgctaacgtgCTAACATACTGCTGATCCCACCTGATCCTCAGatagctgctcctcctccccctggtcctccaccaCAAAGGAGGCTTTGAGCCTCAggtactcctcctcctcacgtttctcctgctcctccttggctcgccgctcctcctcctcctgcagacacCAACAGCCTCAGCACATCCGAAAGTAAAAGAGTCTTaatcttttaaataaaatgcatgCTTCATCATTGGAGGATGTGTATTAGGACTGCATGAGATACGTCAGAGTAATAACATATAAAAAATTGTTAAGAGACATGACAGGGGGATATGATGGACGACCTGTTTCTGTTCCAGCCGTcgctctttctcctcttcctgtcgcctctcctgctctctcagctcctgcatcctcttcctctcctcccgctcctccatCTCCGCCTGATAAGAAAACATCAATAAGACAACTTAGCGACAAACAAAcggggagagagacagatagcCGGAGGAGTTTGGAACCTCTCTCTGGGCCTTTTTggcctgcttctcctccagcttcttctgcttcttggCTCCGATCTTGGCAGCTGGCTggaagctctgctgctctgcctcctcttcctcctcctgctgctgttcctcctgcaCACGCTCCTCCTCTGAAATCAGGACATACTGTTAACAAGCCTGCTACTCGGCTCATGTGGACAGTGCAGGTGTCAGGGCATTACCTTGCTCGGCTGCGTCCCTCTGCGGCCGCCTGTTAGCCATCACGTTAGCCATCCTCCTTCTGCGGGGCATTCCAGCTCCTcgctcctctgctgctcgtGGAGGAGGCCCTGCGGCCCGGACCacattcctctgctgctcctcatcaCCTGCGGAAGCAACACACTCCAATCAGAGGTCCAAAAAAGCTGGGACACTTtagtaaaattaataaaaacaacagactgTTTGCTAAAACGCCTATTTCACCGAGCGTAATAACAAAAACAGTCAAGCTTGATATGAGTTATTCAGAGGCGTGTTTCAATAAAGTTAAAACAGGCACGACTTGAAATTTAATTGGAATTAGTTGATTTATGATTCAAAAAGTATGAATGTGTGTCTATTAATGCATATTCGTACCTGCACTTATACTGTTGAATGTTCCAAAGAAATATATATCTACTGAACTGTCTGTGAGGGTTGAACTGGTCCTCACTGGCCTCCGTAGTTTTGACAGCTGTGCTGACGTAGCctcaaataaattcaaaacTTTGCCTGAAACGTTACCAGGTACGACACATTTGAAACCATTCTAACATCCCAAATGTTACACCTCGCCcaacaaatgaaggaaaacctCGACAGGAGTCTAACTCTGGAGAAAAACACCACCATGCTGACATGCTAAAGGTTAGCATTAAGTTAGCAGGAGGGCCTCGTACCTTCCTGAGTTTTCCTCCGCAGCTTCACCGCAAACAAGATGAGGACGATGAGGAGGGCAGCGGCCGTCAGATATATCACAACGTCCATATCTGCTCTGAAAATATTTTagatacaaaattaaaaaaaaaaaaagctacatttggagactgctgctcactgtggAGGACCTACTCGACGTTCAGGAGCATCAACAGTAAATCTccgcagcgccccctgcaggaccggagactaaaaacaaatgtaaatgtcACAGTATGCTGCAGTGTACAGTGatggccactaggtggcagacTGGCTGCAGACATCCCATCAGCACACGCCGTCCAGAATGACAAAGGTGCAGAAACCAGCTAATTTATTTAGCAATATTTTATTCAAACAGATCAGCTGGGAAAGACCGAGGTAAGCCACGTGCATTCAGTTTAGGACAAATCACCACAACGTATCAACATGATGCACTATAATCTTGAATGAATTTTTGAACTAATGAAAATGACAACCAGCTGGGATAAACTGCCAACAAAAAGAAGAGCTGACTGCTAACTAAGGTCGCTGATGTTAATTGCAGACTAAAGCCAGTACTACTTACAGTGATGGCTCTTTCATGTTCTTTTCAGGAGACACGAGGCCTCTTCCTCTAGTGAACAGGAGAATAGGACAACAGACACCAACAGCCAAACGAGatagacagcagctctgcaactgcTTAATTCAGCAGTAAGATAACTGGAGCTCACTGAAATTGTATCCATGATAATTTTAATGCACATATACATCTGTAAATAAACTATTTATAAAACGGGAGATTCAGTCATTTCAGGCTTTGATGTTGCCAAACATAAAGCTTCACTCTCAGTGTGGGAAAGGCCTCTGCAGCCGGGTGTTTATTGTTTGACAGGATGCTCACACAAAGCAAGAAAACATTTTGACGATCCAGATTTTGTGTTtcatgaagatgatgatggatCAGAATCTGCAAGTCTCTCACTGTGACCACTGGAGTTGTTGGTTTGAGGGGTCATGGAGGTCAGGGATAAGAAATGAAACCAGTGGATTGAAGCAGAGCTGGTGTGTTTGTGCCGGAACATCAGGACTGAAGCAGAACTGGTGTGTTTGTGCCGGAGCATCATGAAACACAGTGTCTAAACATAGCCGGGTGAACTCATTCCCCGCTCGTACAGCTGGAAGAATGCCGCAGTCAGCAGTTTAGTCCGGTCCGAGAACGTAAGAACGGGAGCGAATGAAAAAGTGAGGCTAATCATTTAATCCCCTCTCCCACAGAGGGATGTGACGGTACTTTTCCGTCACCGGTGACATCTGGAGGACACATCCTCCTTCGAGAGCTGCAATCCGATGCTGACTTCTGTCCCCTGGTATGTGGAAATGTTGTGTTTCTACCAATAACACTGTTCATGTGGGTGCACATTGCTTTCCACAGATAAAGGGACTGCATTCAGAGACGGCTCCAGCTGAAGGTGAGCACTGGAAGGACACCACGCTTGCCGCAgtcaggacttcctgtttcactgctCAGGTGATCTCCAGAGGGAatgagggggcggggtctgCTGCAGGAGAGCTTCAGATGTGGAGTCTCCAGAGGTCGGACCACGTGGAGGAAGGGGGCCGTGCCGACTCAGCAGCCCGTGCAGGTGTAGTAGTGGCGAAGAGGAAGTGGTAGTAGGAGAAAAAAGAGAGTGACAGGAAGAACTGCAGTGTTCATGGACAAGGTGACTCCTGTAGAGGAGAACCTGAGCAAAGTCCTGTTCTACTTAAACACGGGGTTTATGATGCAGCACtcaggacaaaatgttcacacATAAAACTGCATGTTATAAATATCAAATGGCAAGTTTACTGCACTTATGCAAAATAACTCCCATTTTCAGACGGCTCCATGAGACAGTGTCTTATTAAAGGGTCCTCCAGCACATTGTCAATGTTGACCAACACCTTGCTTTCCAGCTCTACGCCGAGACGTTAACCCACCTTGCTGACAGTTTTACCAACACCTCTGACATGGAGGATACAGTTCAATCAAGGAATGAAGCTGAGATTCTAGGTCTAAGATACGAAGCaacacagattttaaaaaagaaaaaaaatgcaatttgcattttatacaaatgtacattttcagactgaaaatTATGTGTTCTCAGTGGAAAAAGAACTTAAAAGGTGCAGATTTATCTTTCTGCACAGTGTGACACTTTAGTCCGAAGCACAAATACATTGAAACATCTCGACAGATCTGATTCACACGACTTGAATGACTTCTTTTTAACATCATCTCCATGCAGCAGTGTGAACCTGCATTCTCACAATGCAAACAACATTTCACAAAGTCAGGGACTTATTCATCTTGTTTTTTGCCATGTGTTAAGGTGGAGAGATCCCACATATGCTCAATTTgaagttcagcagaaagcaaCACATGCAACAGATCCTCACTGCACATCAAACAATGCTCCATTCACAAATACTCAACTTTGGTGTTCCATGTAGATTATTTTTAAAGGTAAATCATGTTATTCATTGGCATTTGCATTGTCCTTATTGGACAGAGCTGTTTGGGACAAACCAGATGAAATGTTGATTAAAGCGCATCACTGGATGTTTTATCTGTCTCTATAAATGCTTTTAGAGTGAACTAAAAGGCCACCTCTCATGTAGCATGCTATCTTTATTAGTGTTTGCCCTCAGCAGTGGGGGGGAAGAAATATTCCCAGCATCCTCGGACTAATCTGCTGTGACTGAATGTTTGTGGTGAGGGTTTGAAACCAGACTCATAATATTTCACCACCGGTTTGCCGTAAACCTCCAGCTTTTATCCCGCTCAAGGCCGTAAGGTCCCAACAAGCCGGACCACAGAGG contains:
- the ddrgk1 gene encoding DDRGK domain-containing protein 1; the encoded protein is MLLNVEADMDVVIYLTAAALLIVLILFAVKLRRKTQEGDEEQQRNVVRAAGPPPRAAEERGAGMPRRRRMANVMANRRPQRDAAEQEEERVQEEQQQEEEEEAEQQSFQPAAKIGAKKQKKLEEKQAKKAQREAEMEEREERKRMQELREQERRQEEEKERRLEQKQEEEERRAKEEQEKREEEEYLRLKASFVVEDQGEEEQLSEDQSRNLLKEFIQYIESSKVVLLEDLASHFGMRTQDAISRLQDLLAEGSLTGVIDDRGKFISITPQELDSVAAFIRRRGRVSITELAQASNSLINLTPENRTAA